GGCTCTCCGCCGCAACCCAGGACCCCCAGGAACAAAAAGAATACCTGGAATATGCGCTGGCTGCCGACCCTAACAACGGCGCTGCCCGCCGGGGCTTGGCCATCCTGTCGGGCAAGGTCGACCGCAAGCGGCTGCTCGCCGAAGGTCAGGAAGTGCAAGCCCGACGACCCGAAGCGCCCATCGAAGCGCAAGCCGGGCAGGTCTTTCGCTGTGACAATTGCGGCGGCAGAATGCATTATGAGGTCTCGAAGCAAGAGCTGATTTGCGAAAACTGTGGCACTCGCCAGCCTGTCCCTTCACCTTCTGCGGCAGATGAATCAGAACAAGTGTTGGATTTTGCATTACTGACCTCGCGCGGTCACACCTGGGCAGAAGCTCAGCACCGGCTTGCCTGCAATCAATGTGGCGCAGTGACCATCCTGGATATTGGAGAACGGGCAGTTACCTGTCCGCATTGTGGCTCATCGCAACTGATCGTGTCGGAGGAAAGCGCCGAACTCCTTCAACCCAATGCCATTGCTCCCCCCAAAATCTCGCCCGAACAAGCCACAGAACTGGTCAGCCGCTGGCTTGGAAAGGGCCTCTTTATCTCCGACGATTTGAAGAAACTGGCAAAACCTTCTACCCTGCGGGCGGTCTATTATCCTTTTTGGACTTTCGATGGCTTTCTCAAGCTGAATTGGGTCTGTGAAGTCAACCACGGTTCATCCCGCAACCCAATCTGGGTTGTTGAGCGCGGGGAGGAGTTTGAAATCTTCGACGATGAGTGGATCCCGGGGCTGACTTCGCTTTCTGAAGAAGACCTTCAGGGACTTGCGCCGCTTGATTTCAAAACGGTGGTCGCCTACGAACCGACGGTTCTGGTCGATTGGAACGTCCTGGCATACGACCATTCCTTAGCCGAAGCTTCTCTCGATGCGCGGGAGCGCATCGCCAAACGGCTTCGCCAGAATCTGCGTCACAAAGTGCTTCCCGGCAGGGAAAAACGCAATTTTCAAAGCGGCGCGCCGGAATGGAGCGGGATGACCTACAAACTGGTTCTATTTCCCTTTTATGTAGGGAACTATACTTATCGTGGTAAAGCCTATCACCTCTTCGTCAATGCCCAAAATGGCAAGGTCAGCGGCGCAAAACCCGTCGATCGGGTCAAACAGGTTGCCTTTTTCCTTCTGGTTGTCCTGAGCGCCACAGTCCTGCTGTTGGCGCTTTACCTGCTGGGGTTGAGCTTCGGTTGGTTCGGATTCTAAACCCAATTATCGATTAAAATAACGCCACAGTTGGACAAACCAGGCAGGCACTGGGCGCGTTGTTGCCCGGTTGCGCGCCTTTCAATCTGAAAATTCAGGAATTTTCGACGATGGTGAAACAAGATTTCTCTTTTCAATCCATTATCATGACTTTACAGGACTTCTGGGCAAAGGAAGGCTGTTTGATCTGGCAACCGTACTACACCCAGGTCGGCGCCGGAACGATGAACCCGGCCACTGCGCTGCGCGTTTTGGGTCCTGAACCCTGGAACGTGGCTTATGTCGAACCTTCGATCCGCCCCGACGATGGACGCTATGGCGAAAACCCCAATCGCTTGCAGATGCACTATCAATTTCAAGTGATTCTCAAGCCAGATCCCGGCAACCCACAAGAAATCTATCTGCGTTCGCTGGAGGCTCTAGGCATTGATCCACGGCAACACGACATCCGTTTTGTCGAAGATAACTGGGAATCGCCAGCCCTGGGCGCCTGGGGACTGGGTTGGGAAGTCTGGCTGGATGGTCAGGAGATCACGCAATTTACCTACTTCCAGCAAGCCGGCGGACAGGTTTTAGAGCCGGTCTCGGTTGAAATCACTTATGGGCTGGAGCGCATTGCGATTGCCCTGCAGCGGGTGAGCAGTTTTCGCGAAATTCAATGGAATCAGGCTTTTACCGACGGCGATGTGAACCTGCAAGCGGAACAGGAACATAGCAAATATTACTTTGAAATCGCCGACGTGGAACGGCTGCGTCAGATGTATGATCTCTTCGAAGCCGAAGCACGCGCCTGTCTGGAACAAGGGCTGGTCTTGCCCGCCCACGATTATGTCTTGAAGTGCTCGCACACCTTTAACGTTCTGGATACGCGCGGCGCCATTGGCGTCACCGAACGACAGGCCTTTTTTGGACGCATGCGCGAACTCTCGCGCCGGGTTGCTGAGGCTTACCTTGCCCAACGGCAGGCTTTGGGCTTTCCCTGGCTGGAGCGCGAGGTCCGCCTGGCATCTGCTGTCTCCTCTGCTTCTCCTGCCGTGCCGAAAAGCAGCAACCCGCCAATCTCTGCCGCCAGGCCTGCTACAGGAAATGGCGCCCGGCCTTTTGTGTTCGAAATTGGCAGTGAAGAATTGCCTCCTCAAGACCTTGCCGATGCCCTGGAACAATTGCGTTCGCGTGTGCCTGTCTGGCTGGACGAGTTGCGCTTAGCCTACGAATCGATCCGGGTGATGGGCACCCCTCGTCGTCTGGTTGTGGTTATTAACGGGCTTGCCGAACGACAAAGCGATCACGAGAGCCTGGTCAAGGGTCCCCCCGCAGCAAGGGCATTCAACCCGGATGGCAGCCCCACCCCGGCTGCCGAGGGCTTTGCCCGCAGCAAGGGTATAAAAGTCAGCGATTTACAGGTTCAGGAAATCGATGGTGGGCAGTATGCGGTGGCTGTGCTGCGGGAAGAGGGTCAGCCTGCTGTGACCGTCCTGGCTCAAGCCCTGCCTGAGTGGATTGCCTCCCTGCGTTTTGAGAAATCGATGCGCTGGAATCAGAGCAACATTGCTTTTTCGCGCCCAATCCGCTGGCTGATGGCAATCTTTGGCAGCACTCCCATCACCTTCGAGTATGGCGGTCTGACGGCTCAACCGCGCACGCGCGGCCTGCGCTTCCTTGAACCCACCGAAAGGGCGCTCCAATCGGTGGAGGAATATTTCCAATTCCTGCAAGAGCAGGGAATCGTCCTTGACCCGCCAGAACGTCAGGCGCGCATCACTGCCAGAGTGCAGGAACTTGCCCGGGAAGTCGGCGGGATTTGCCAGCTGGACACCGACCTGCTCAACGAAGTGACCCATCTGGTCGAAGCCCCAGCCGTCCTGCGCGGCAGCTTTGAAGTTGCCCACCTGGAACTGCCCCGTGAAGTCCTGATTTCGGTGATGAAAAAGCATCAACGCTATTTCCCCGTCCAGAAGGAGGATGGCACGCTCTTGCCCTACTTCATCACCGTTGCCAATAAACCGGCTGCCAACGGAAGCTGTGAAGGCGCAGAAGTCATCATCGAGGGGAACGAGCATGTGATTCGCGCCCGCTTTGCCGATGCGGCCTATTTTGTGCGCGAGGATCTCAAACAACCTCTGGAGAGCTTCCTGCCGCGCCTGCACACGCTCACTTTTCAGTACAAACTCGGTTCGATGTTAGATAAAGTGCACCGCATCGAGCAACTGGTCACCGCCGTTGGGCAGATGTGCGGATTGGCGGATGATGAAATGGCAATTGCCAGGCGCGCCGCCCACCTCTGCAAAGCCGACCTGGCAACCCAAATGGTGGTCGAAATGACCTCCTTGCAAGGCACAATGGGACGTTACTACGCCTTAAAGAGTGGGGAAAGCGCGGCGGTTGCCGAAGCCATCTTTGAACACTATTTACCGCGCTTTGCCGGGGACTTGCTCCCCAAAACCAGAGCGGGTCTGGTAGTTGGCATCGCCGACCGCCTGGATACCCTGGCCGGCTTATTTGCAGCCGGTTTAGCCCCCTCCGGAAACAAAGATCCTTTCGCCCAACGGCGCGCCGCCCTGGGTCTGGTGCAAAATCTGCTCGCCTGGAAACTCGATTTCTCGCTCGAAAAAGCCCTACAGGAAGCTGCCCGGCTCTTGCCCATTGAGGCTTCCGGCGAGAGTCTGGCAACCTGTCAGAATTTCATCGTCGAACGACTGCGCAACTGGCTGCTCGAGCAGGGCTATCGCTATGATGTCGTGGAAGCGGTGCTGGCGGTGCAGGGAGATAATCCCTTTGCGGCGGAACGAGCCATTCGAGCGTTGAGCCAGTGGGTAACGCGAGCAGACTGGCACACCATCCTCCCAGCCTATGCCCGCTGTGTGCGCATCAGCCGCGAATTTCAACAACGCTTTGGCGTGGACGAAGCCCTTTTGCAAGAAGCGGCTGAGCGGGCTCTATATGAAGCGCTCAAGCACGCGGAGAGCATCGCCCGACAGCCGGGTTCGGTGGATGACTTCTTGAACGCCTTTCTGCCGCTTATTCCGCCGATCAACCGCTTTTTTGACGAAGTGCTGGTGATGTGCGAGGATGTAAGCCTGCGCCAAAACCGCCTCGGCTTGCTGCAGCGGATTGTCGCCCTGGCTGACGGGGTTGCCGATCTCTCGCGCCTGGAAGGATTCTAAGAAAGCCCCCGCCGGGCTTCAATTCCGATTTCGTGAGAGCTTGTAAGAGAGTTGGGCAGAAAGTGCGCCAGAATATAAGGATGGTGCAGTAGCCAGAGAGCGACCGCAGAGGGCAAATGACAGATATTGAAGCCGGGTTGGGCAGGCGGGGCGTTAAAGTTTTGCGCCTAAAAAGTCCTTACAGGGGCGTTGTTTTCGTCTTATAATTGCACAACGCGTAACTTTGCATTTTGGAGGAAATAT
This genomic interval from Anaerolineae bacterium contains the following:
- a CDS encoding Primosomal protein N' (replication factor Y) - superfamily II helicase, whose amino-acid sequence is MSLPPGFTPRKAFDEPFYRRTLNAGIAAVKGGDFAEANLLLRKAAEMKPTDPLPWLWLSAATQDPQEQKEYLEYALAADPNNGAARRGLAILSGKVDRKRLLAEGQEVQARRPEAPIEAQAGQVFRCDNCGGRMHYEVSKQELICENCGTRQPVPSPSAADESEQVLDFALLTSRGHTWAEAQHRLACNQCGAVTILDIGERAVTCPHCGSSQLIVSEESAELLQPNAIAPPKISPEQATELVSRWLGKGLFISDDLKKLAKPSTLRAVYYPFWTFDGFLKLNWVCEVNHGSSRNPIWVVERGEEFEIFDDEWIPGLTSLSEEDLQGLAPLDFKTVVAYEPTVLVDWNVLAYDHSLAEASLDARERIAKRLRQNLRHKVLPGREKRNFQSGAPEWSGMTYKLVLFPFYVGNYTYRGKAYHLFVNAQNGKVSGAKPVDRVKQVAFFLLVVLSATVLLLALYLLGLSFGWFGF
- a CDS encoding Glycyl-tRNA synthetase beta chain, with the translated sequence MLPGCAPFNLKIQEFSTMVKQDFSFQSIIMTLQDFWAKEGCLIWQPYYTQVGAGTMNPATALRVLGPEPWNVAYVEPSIRPDDGRYGENPNRLQMHYQFQVILKPDPGNPQEIYLRSLEALGIDPRQHDIRFVEDNWESPALGAWGLGWEVWLDGQEITQFTYFQQAGGQVLEPVSVEITYGLERIAIALQRVSSFREIQWNQAFTDGDVNLQAEQEHSKYYFEIADVERLRQMYDLFEAEARACLEQGLVLPAHDYVLKCSHTFNVLDTRGAIGVTERQAFFGRMRELSRRVAEAYLAQRQALGFPWLEREVRLASAVSSASPAVPKSSNPPISAARPATGNGARPFVFEIGSEELPPQDLADALEQLRSRVPVWLDELRLAYESIRVMGTPRRLVVVINGLAERQSDHESLVKGPPAARAFNPDGSPTPAAEGFARSKGIKVSDLQVQEIDGGQYAVAVLREEGQPAVTVLAQALPEWIASLRFEKSMRWNQSNIAFSRPIRWLMAIFGSTPITFEYGGLTAQPRTRGLRFLEPTERALQSVEEYFQFLQEQGIVLDPPERQARITARVQELAREVGGICQLDTDLLNEVTHLVEAPAVLRGSFEVAHLELPREVLISVMKKHQRYFPVQKEDGTLLPYFITVANKPAANGSCEGAEVIIEGNEHVIRARFADAAYFVREDLKQPLESFLPRLHTLTFQYKLGSMLDKVHRIEQLVTAVGQMCGLADDEMAIARRAAHLCKADLATQMVVEMTSLQGTMGRYYALKSGESAAVAEAIFEHYLPRFAGDLLPKTRAGLVVGIADRLDTLAGLFAAGLAPSGNKDPFAQRRAALGLVQNLLAWKLDFSLEKALQEAARLLPIEASGESLATCQNFIVERLRNWLLEQGYRYDVVEAVLAVQGDNPFAAERAIRALSQWVTRADWHTILPAYARCVRISREFQQRFGVDEALLQEAAERALYEALKHAESIARQPGSVDDFLNAFLPLIPPINRFFDEVLVMCEDVSLRQNRLGLLQRIVALADGVADLSRLEGF